The following are encoded together in the Bos indicus isolate NIAB-ARS_2022 breed Sahiwal x Tharparkar chromosome 29, NIAB-ARS_B.indTharparkar_mat_pri_1.0, whole genome shotgun sequence genome:
- the TPCN2 gene encoding two pore channel protein 2, translating into MADTLEESEPLLSRARGGSGRDCPRGVLTCSSVQESPGAAARRDLCLDQAVVLIEDAIQYRSINHRMDARSLWLYRWYYSSSSQWILSFTIFLILALAFVETPSSLTRTSDVRYRPAPWEPPCGLTEGVEALCLLVFVADVSVKSYLIGWAQFRRNPWLLAYLVVLLASLLDWTVSLSLVCQEPLRVRRLLRPFFLMQNSSMMKKTLKCIRRSLPEMASVGLLLAVHLCLFTVFGMLLFTGEKDAGQDRERLTYFFNLPEALTTLLVLLTTANNPDVMIPVYSRNRAYAIFFIAFTLIGSLFLMNLMTAIIYNQFRGYLMMSLQTSLLRRRLGTRAAYEVLSSVTAEGEAHPKRLGVKPEDFLQVLQKVQLDSNHKQAIAEKLHSRGDGLLSTDEFQKLFYEFDKRVIKEHPPRPEYQSPFLRSTQFLFGHHYFDYLGNLMALGNLVTICVFLVLDAHVLPKDRDDFVLGILNCIFILYYLLEMLLKVFSLGLQGYLSYSSNVFDGLLTIVLLVLEISTLAEYGFPHRGWKPATLGLLSLWDMTRLVNVLIVFRFLRIIPSMQLMSLVASTVLDLIKNMRAFGGILVVIYYVFAIIGISLFQGVIVAPRNSSLASVNGSAPCGSFEQLEYWPNNFDDFAAALVTLWDVMIVNNWQVFLDAFRRYAGPWSEVYFVLWWLVSSVIWVNLFLALILENFLHKWDRRSHLQSFTQELEDTSEMTQELPFRDVLEEPTEEELVEKLSRHPHLQLCR; encoded by the exons ATGGCGGACACCCTGGAAGAGTCGGAACCCCTTTTGAGCCGGGCCCGCGGCGGCAGCGGCCGCGACTGCCCAAGGGGCGTACTCACTTGCAGCAGCGTCCAAGAGAGCCCTG GCGCCGCGGCCAGGCGGGATCTGTGCTTGGACCAGGCTGTGGTCCTCATCGAAGACGCCATCCAG TATCGCTCCATCAACCACCGCATGGACGCCCGGTCTCTGTGGCTCTACAGGTGGTACTACTCCAGCAGCAGCCAGTG GATTCTGAGCTTCACCATTTTCTTGATCCTGGCTTTGGCCTTCGTCGAGACCCCTTCCTCGCTCACGCGCACCTCGGACGTGCGCTACCGCCCGGCCCCCTGGGAGCCGCCCTGCGGCCTGACTGAGGGCGTCGAGGCGCTCTGCCTGCTGGTCTTTGTAGCCGACGTCTCCGTGAAG AGCTACCTGATCGGGTGGGCCCAGTTCCGGAGGAACCCCTGGCTGCTGGCCTACCTTGTGGTGCTGCTTGCGTCTCTCCTGGACTGGACCGTGTCACTGAGTCTCGTCTGCCAGGAG CCCCTGCGAGTGCGCCGGCTGCTGCGCCCCTTCTTCCTCATGCAGAATTCCTCCATGATGAAGAAGACACTCAAGTGCATCAGGCGCTCGCTGCCGGAGATGGCCAG CGTCGGGCTGCTGCTGGCCGTGCACCTGTGTCTCTTCACTGTGTTTGGGATGCTGCTCTTCACCGGCGAGAAG GACGCTGGGCAGGACCGGGAGCGGCTGACCTACTTCTTCAACCTGCCTGAGGCACTGACCACCCTCCTGGTGCTGCTGACCACTGCCAACAATCCTGATG tcATGATTCCTGTGTATTCCAGGAACCGAGCCTACGCCATCTTCTTCATAGCCTTCACCCTGATCG GGAGCTTGTTTCTGATGAACCTGATGACGGCCATCATCTACAACCAGTTCCGGGGCTACCTGATG ATGTCTCTCCAGACCTCACTGTTGCGGAGACGGTTGGGGACCCGGGCTGCCTATGAGGTCCTCTCGTCCGTGACTGCAGAGGGAGAAGCCCACCCCAAGCG ACTTGGGGTGAAGCCTGAGGATTTCTTGCAAGTGCTCCAGAAAGTCCAGCTGGACAGTAACCACAAACAGGCCATCGCAGAG AAGCTGCATTCCCGTGGTGATGGCCTGCTGTCAACTGACGAGTTTCAGAAACTCTTCTACGAGTTTGATAAGAGGGTGATTAAAGAG CACCCGCCGCGGCCCGAGTACCAGTCTCCGTTTCTGCGGAGCACCCAGTTCCTCTTCGGCCACCACTACTTTGACTACCTGGGCAACCTCATGGCCCTCGGAAACCTCGTGACCATCTGC GTATTCCTGGTGTTGGACGCACATGTGCTGCCCAAGGACCGCGACGACTTCGTGCTGGGG ATTCTCAACTGCATCTTTATCCTGTACTACTTGCTGGAGATGCTGCTCAAGGTGTTCTCTCTGGGCCTGCAGGGCTACCTGTCCTACTCCAGCAATGTGTTCGACGGGCTCCTCACCATCGTCCTGCTG GTTTTGGAGATCTCCACTCTGGCTGAGTACGGCTTCCCACACCGGGGCTG GAAGCCGGCGACGCTGGGCCTGCTGTCGCTGTGGGACATGACGCGGCTCGTGAACGTGCTCATCGTCTTCCGCTTCCTGCGCATCATCCCCAGCATGCAG CTGATGTCCCTGGTGGCCAGCACCGTCCTGGACCTGATCAAGAACATGCGGGCCTTCGGTGGGATCCTGGTG GTGATCTACTACGTCTTCGCCATCATCGGCATCAGCCTGTTCCAGGGCGTCATCGTGGCTCCTAGAAACAGCAG CCTAGCCTCTGTCAATGGTTCCGCGCCCTGCGGGAGCTTCGAGCAGCTGGAGTACTGGCCTAACAACTTCGACGACTTTGCG GCCGCCCTGGTCACTCTGTGGGACGTGATGATTGTCAACAACTGGCAGGTGTTCCTGGACGCCTTCCGGCGCTACGCGGGCCC GTGGTCAGAGGTGTATTTTGTGCTGTGGTGGCTGGTGTCGTCGGTCATCTGGGTCAACCTGTTTCTGGCTCTGATTTTGGAG aACTTCCTTCACAAGTGGGACCGCCGCAGCCACTTGCAGTCCTTCACGCAGGAGCTGGAGGACACCTCTGAGATGACCCAGGAGCTCCCGTTCAG